In the Gossypium raimondii isolate GPD5lz chromosome 9, ASM2569854v1, whole genome shotgun sequence genome, one interval contains:
- the LOC105798629 gene encoding uncharacterized protein LOC105798629 has translation MPPHSFSSVASTNSKPHLAPIWTEQIRLSPSPRRFFDPLFNSDDDREKGDAVTRCGVCCVQVQPGEGAHGLGAEAQHARGSDSAAARGQKVAAAEARKHFRNPSGFWDSSRLVWALIGSGLVGLRFRFRFGL, from the exons ATGCCCCCCCATTCTTTCTCATCCGTCGCTTCAACAAATTCAAAGCCTCATCTAGCTCCGATTTGGACAGAGCAGATAAGGCTGTCACCGTCTCCGCGCAG GTTCTTCGATCCCCTTTTCAACTCCGATGATGACAGAGAGAAAGGAGATGCGGTCACCAG GTGTGGCGTTTGTTGTGTGCAGGTACAGCCTGGAGAAGGCGCGCATGGACTTGGCGCGGAGGCGCAACATGCACGGGGATCTGACTCTGCTGCGGCGCGAGGGCAGAAAGTTGCTGCTGCTGAGGCGCGAAAACATTTTAGAAACCCTAGCGGTTTCTGGGATTCGAGTCGTTTAGTTTGGGCTTTAATTGGGTCTGGGCTTGTTGGGCTAAGATTCAGGTTTAGGTTTGGGCTTTAA
- the LOC105797530 gene encoding receptor-like protein 7 gives MGSSLALTLLVSLLICLFQFTRCVSSVQPLCRSDERLALLLFKESLAVDKEASANPFAYPKADGWKFQGVDCCYWDGIECDHNTGHVTALDLSSSCLYGSINSTSSLFHLLHLRKLNLADNDFNSSQLPSRLGNLSMLTYLNLSTSSFSGQIPLEISWLSRLTSLDLSNTMGLEFGMFSHGGLKLERPDFKSLIQNLTSLKHLHLRHVVISSPVPNILVNLSSLSSLDLSYCGLLGKLPTSIFHLPNIQFLDVSNNLHLSGTLPATLSCRRLKFLSIRFTSLSGVLPASIGNLHSLELLDVTACKFRGPLPSSLGNLTNLTELALLNNSFSGDIPSSLSNLTRMGFLSLGINNFNPSSIPSWFANLNQLHELHLPFCGITGPIPSFFANLTQLAVLDLKRNQLTGRFPVGITNLTQLESLSLGSNMMDGALPDSIFGLENLQILEIYSNRLSGIVEMDRFVRLKYLSVLYLSSNNLTLLSLTSPNTTTSLPMFSELGLGSCNLRRFPNFLTHQNQLAYLDLSQNDIHGEMPKWIWEMSFDTLFLLDLSFNSLTGFHQSPTLLPWSNILFLDLSSNLFQGSPPIPSSSIMVYLASNNSFTGEIPQLFCSLGSVRVLDLSRNNLGGIIPQCLSKASKSLSVLNLNVNNFHGPVPQAWMNGSKLKMINLGKNKLTGKLPRSMARCRMLEFLDIGNNQIRDTFPFWLESLPKLKILILRSNRFHGEIKSREFNSVFPKLRVIDISNNGFIGSLPSSYLESWIAMKRFHVEHLSYMQSIFYDHMFMAGLTIPDEYNYSMTLTNKGIKMEYTKILEVFMAVDLSCNKFSGEIPESIGNLKGLELLNLSNNILVGQIPTVIGTLTNLEALDLSHNQLFGRIPWQLRQLNFLEVFDVSYNHLSGPIPQGRQFGTFPNSSFDGNLGLCGNPLSKKCEDLEASPPPSSSTFEQNHGVGLEWRGVLLGFGTGFLVGTGLGWVVVTRNLKWFAITFRIKVGRWPKH, from the coding sequence ATGGGGTCTTCACTGGCGTTAACCCTCCTCGTGTCTCTCttgatttgtttgtttcaaTTCACTCGTTGTGTTTCTTCAGTGCAGCCGCTATGTCGTAGTGATGAGCGACTTGCCTTGTTGCTATTCAAGGAAAGCTTGGCTGTGGATAAAGAAGCTTCTGCTAATCCATTTGCTTATCCCAAGGCTGATGGATGGAAATTTCAAGGGGTTGATTGCTGCTACTGGGATGGCATCGAGTGTGACCATAACACCGGTCATGTGACTGCTCTTGATCTCAGCAGCAGCTGCCTGTATGGCTCCATCAACTCCACCAGCAGCCTCTTCCATCTCCTCCATCTCCGAAAGCTTAACCTGGCAGACAATGACTTCAACTCCTCTCAGTTACCATCCAGACTGGGCAATCTTTCGATGCTGACATATCTTAATCTCTCTACTTCTTCATTTTCTGGTCAAATTCCATTAGAAATTTCATGGCTCTCCAGGTTGACTTCACTCGATCTATCAAACACGATGGGGTTGgaatttggcatgttttcaCACGGTGGACTGAAACTTGAAAGGCCGGATTTCAAGAGCTTGATACAAAATCTAACCAGCCTGAAACACCTCCATCTCCGTCATGTGGTTATATCTTCTCCGGTACCTAACATCTTGGTGAATTTGTCTTCTTTATCATCTCTTGATCTCAGTTATTGTGGATTGTTGGGAAAGCTGCCAACGTCCATTTTCCACTTACCAAACATCCAGTTCCTTGATGTATCCAACAACTTGCACCTCAGCGGTACATTACCTGCAACTCTTTCATGTAGGCGGCTTAAGTTTCTATCAATAAGGTTTACAAGTTTGTCTGGTGTTTTACCTGCTTCCATTGGGAACCTCCATTCCTTGGAACTCTTGGATGTTACTGCTTGTAAATTCAGAGGGCCGTTGCCATCTTCACTAGGTAATCTCACCAACCTCACTGAATTGGCCCTTCTAAACAATTCTTTCTCCGGTGATATACCATCTTCTTTGTCAAACCTCACTCGAATGGGTTTTCTTTCCCTTGGCATCAACAACTTCAATCCCAGTAGCATCCCCTCTTGGTTTGCTAACTTGAACCAGCTTCACGAGTTGCATTTGCCCTTCTGTGGAATTACAGGTCCCATCCCATCTTTCTTTGCAAACCTGACTCAGCTTGCTGTGTTGGACCTAAAACGTAATCAACTTACTGGACGGTTTCCAGTTGGAATTACAAACCTGACTCAGTTAGAATCTCTCTCTCTTGGGTCAAATATGATGGACGGAGCACTTCCAGACTCAATTTTTGGGCTCGAGAATCTCCAAATTCTCGAGATTTACTCAAACAGATTGAGTGGTATAGTTGAGATGGACCGGTTTGTTAGACTTAAATATTTGAGTGTTCTGTATTTATCCTCAAACAATTTAACCTTGCTTTCCCTAACCAGTCCCAATACCACCACTAGTCTTCCAATGTTTAGTGAGCTGGGGTTGGGTTCGTGTAATCTTAGACGGTTCCCAAACTTCTTAACTCACCAGAACCAACTGGCATATCTAGACCTTTCTCAAAATGATATACATGGTGAGATGCCCAAATGGATATGGGAAATGAGCTTCGATACTCTATTTCTATTGGACCTTTCTTTTAACTCTCTAACGGGATTTCATCAATCTCCCACCCTTCTCCCTTGGTCTAATATACTCTTTTTGGACCTCAGCTCCAACCTGTTTCAAGGCTCTCCCCCAATTCCATCCTCTTCCATTATGGTTTATTTGGCCTCCAACAACTCATTCACGGGAGAAATCCCACAGTTATTTTGCAGCTTGGGCTCTGTTCGAGTTTTGGATTTATCTCGAAATAACTTAGGTGGCATCATTCCCCAGTGTTTGAGCAAAGCTAGCAAATCCTTGTCAGTGCTAAATTTGAATGTCAATAACTTTCACGGCCCTGTTCCTCAAGCCTGGATGAATGGAAGCAAATTGAAGATGAttaatttaggtaaaaataagcTGACAGGGAAGTTGCCAAGATCAATGGCAAGGTGTAGAATGCTGGAGTTTCTTGACATAGGGAACAACCAAATCAGAGATACTTTCCCTTTTTGGTTGGAAAGTCTTCCTAAACTGAAGATTCTCATATTACGTTCCAACAGGTTTCATGGTGAAATAAAGAGCAGAGAGTTCAATTCTGTGTTTCCTAAATTGCGTGTTATCGACATCTCCAACAATGGATTCATCGGCTCTTTGCCATCGTCTTACTTGGAGAGCTGGATTGCCATGAAAAGGTTTCATGTGGAGCACTTGTCATACATGCAATCAATTTTTTACGATCACATGTTTATGGCTGGGCTAACCATCCCAGATGAGTACAATTACTCAATGACATTGACAAACAAAGGTATAAAAATGGAATATACAAAGATCTTGGAAGTGTTCATGGCTGTTGATCTCTCATGCAACAAATTCAGTGGAGAAATTCCAGAATCCATTGGAAATCTCAAAGGGCTTGAATTGTTGAATCTATCGAACAACATTTTGGTAGGCCAAATTCCAACAGTTATCGGAACTCTGACAAACCTGGAGGCTTTGGATCTTTCCCATAACCAGCTATTTGGAAGAATTCCATGGCAACTGAGGCAACTCAACTTCCTGGAAGTTTTCGACGTGTCTTACAATCATCTCAGTGGGCCAATTCCACAAGGCAGACAATTCGGTACATTTCCAAACAGTTCATTTGATGGGAATCTGGGATTGTGCGGAAATCCATTGTCCAAAAAATGTGAGGATTTGGAAGCCTCGCCACCCCCATCTTCTTCAACCTTTGAACAAAATCATGGCGTAGGATTGGAATGGAGAGGGGTTTTGCTTGGTTTCGGAACTGGCTTCCTTGTTGGAACGGGTTTGGGATGGGTTGTAGTTACTAGGAACCTTAAATGGTTTGCGATCACTTTTAGAATCAAGGTGGGAAGGTGGCCCAAACATTGA